In Natrinema sp. HArc-T2, the genomic window CCGTGGACGTTCTCGACGGCGGTGGGCGTGCTCGTCCCGACGCCGAAGGACGCGCGACCGTCGGCGACACGGTCGAGCGTCGCGGCGGTCATCGCGAGGACAGCGGGCGTTCGCGAGAACACGTTGACGATCGCGGTGCCGAGTTCGATCTCGTCGGTCAGCGCAGCGATCTCGCTGAGTTTGACGACCGAACTCGAGCCCCACAGTTCGCCCATCCAGACGGAGTCATACCCCTGTGCTTCGGCGCTGATCGCGAGGTCGGTCGGGTCGTGCGTGCCGGTCCGCGGGATGACTACTCCGAGATGCATATCCGGTCGGTTCGACACACAGTGTGATAAAGTATCACGTTCACTGACCTCGAAGCACAGCCACGTCGAGCGGACAGCGCACGCTCGTTTACACCCGGCTATAACGCTTAGTGGCCGACGAAGTCGGGGTCGTCGTCGCCGAAAAAGGCCTCGAGGCCGCGCTCGTAGTCCTCCGTTCGCGTCGCGGCTGCGATGCCGTTCGTCTCCGCCGCGAGCTGTCGCTCGAGCGAGCGGTCGTAGCTGTCGGTCAGCAGCCGGGTCGTCGTCCCGAACGCCTGGGTCGGCCCCGCCGCAAGCTCGGCGGCGAGGTCGGCCAGCCGGTCGTCGAATTCGTCGGTGGGGACGACCTCGTTTGCCAGTCCCAGTTCGCGGGCCTCCTCGGGGCTGATGGGGTCGTCTTTCAGGACGAGTTCCTTGGCGGTTCGCAGCCCGACCAGCCGTGGCAAGAAAAACGTCGCGCCGCCGTCGCCGGTCAGGCCGATCCCCGGATACGCGAACTTGAGCGTCGCGTCCTCGCCGAGGACGAGCAGGTCCGGAAACAGCGCCAGGCTGAAGCCGATCCCGGCGGCGATGCCGTTGACACCGCCGACGACCGGCGTCTCCGCCCGGTGGAACTGGACGATCGCCTCGTGGGCCCGACCGGCCAGCTCCCGGATGTGAGCCGCGTCGGACTCGTTACCGGAGAGGGCGCCGAGGTCGGCACCGGAACCGAAGAAATCACCTGCGTGTGTGAGCACGATACACCGCGTCTCGGGGTCTTCGCCGAGCGTCGTCGCCGCGGACACCAGTTCGTTGGCCATCTCGAGCGTGAGTGCGTTTCGCCCGGCAGTGCTCTCGAGCGTAACCGTTGCGACGCCGTCGTCGTGATCGATCGAGAGGTTGTTGTATGCAACCATAGGACAGGTATTCGAAGTAATCTCGCTTAACGGTTCCTGCTTCGTCGTTCCGAGAACGGGCTCGGCCCCGCCCTAGATCGCGTCGGTCAGGTCGAGCGACTCGTCAGCAAAGAGCGCCGGGTTCATCTCCGCGAGGTCGTCGGCCACGATCGGTTCGA contains:
- a CDS encoding enoyl-CoA hydratase/isomerase family protein yields the protein MVAYNNLSIDHDDGVATVTLESTAGRNALTLEMANELVSAATTLGEDPETRCIVLTHAGDFFGSGADLGALSGNESDAAHIRELAGRAHEAIVQFHRAETPVVGGVNGIAAGIGFSLALFPDLLVLGEDATLKFAYPGIGLTGDGGATFFLPRLVGLRTAKELVLKDDPISPEEARELGLANEVVPTDEFDDRLADLAAELAAGPTQAFGTTTRLLTDSYDRSLERQLAAETNGIAAATRTEDYERGLEAFFGDDDPDFVGH